A genomic region of Fodinisporobacter ferrooxydans contains the following coding sequences:
- a CDS encoding TOTE conflict system archaeo-eukaryotic primase domain-containing protein — translation MFVIFRENFLFRNLFKGRQDVFPVRWENKSGRSGYSPACGNEWTDICKKPHVKCSECPHQNFLPVTDEVIRHHLEAKINRTIGVYPMLPDETCWFLAIDFDKQNWKDDALAVMSVCKELGVPAVLERSRSGQGGHIWIFFEEAIDAGLARKLGCALLTQTMERTNQIGLRSYDRLFPNQDTLPKGGLGNLIALPLQGVPRKNGNSVFVDEHMQPYADQWQFLSQIKKMSKKQVAEFVKEADRNLSILSVGYSDQNYNEKPWDQRTQVLKEKVIEGPLPDKATIVISNMIYMEKSDLPPILISQISRLAAFQNPDFYKTQAMRLPTYGKPRVISCTEEFPKHIALPRGCLQEILDLLNTYAIKPIIRDERTTGIPIHATFTGTLTMVQDAATRAILTKETGILSAIPGFGKTIVAASIIAQRKVNTLILVHRRELMDQWNERLSIFLDTEKKHIGLIGGGKEKRTGQIDIAVIQSLNQKGIIKEYINEYGQIIVDECHHISAFSYEQVLKKAKAKYVLGLTATPIRQNGHHPIVFMQCGPIRFCVDAKSQIATRGMEHRVIPRYTQFRLSPQVSSPGIQDIYQMLIDDEARNEMIFDDLLKCLDQGRSPILLTERTAHVEYFQKRLEKFAKNVIVLRGGMGKKEREQLRQRIANVPDHEERVLIATGKLIGEGFDDARLDTLFLVYPISWKGTLQQYAGRLHRSHVNKKDVQIYDYVDSQVPVLLSMYKKRVKGYKMMGYTGVE, via the coding sequence ATATTCGTCATCTTCCGAGAAAATTTTTTATTTCGCAACCTATTCAAAGGCCGCCAAGATGTTTTCCCAGTCCGTTGGGAAAACAAATCCGGGAGGTCTGGCTACTCACCGGCTTGCGGAAATGAATGGACGGATATTTGCAAAAAACCGCACGTAAAATGTTCAGAATGCCCACACCAAAATTTTTTGCCTGTAACGGATGAAGTCATTCGTCACCATCTCGAAGCTAAAATCAACAGGACGATTGGTGTATATCCCATGCTGCCCGATGAGACCTGCTGGTTCCTTGCAATCGATTTTGATAAGCAAAACTGGAAAGATGATGCACTGGCGGTTATGAGTGTCTGCAAGGAGCTTGGCGTTCCTGCAGTTTTGGAGAGGTCGAGATCGGGACAAGGTGGTCACATTTGGATCTTTTTTGAGGAGGCTATTGATGCGGGATTAGCCAGAAAACTGGGATGTGCACTTCTAACCCAAACCATGGAAAGAACAAATCAAATTGGCCTACGATCCTATGATCGACTTTTTCCCAATCAGGATACACTCCCAAAAGGGGGGCTGGGGAATTTAATCGCCCTCCCATTGCAAGGGGTTCCCAGAAAGAATGGAAATAGTGTCTTTGTCGATGAGCATATGCAACCTTACGCAGATCAATGGCAGTTTTTATCTCAAATTAAGAAAATGAGCAAGAAACAAGTTGCCGAATTTGTAAAAGAAGCGGATAGAAACTTATCTATTCTTAGCGTAGGTTATTCCGATCAAAATTACAATGAAAAGCCATGGGATCAGAGAACGCAAGTCCTAAAAGAGAAAGTTATTGAGGGGCCGCTTCCGGATAAAGCAACTATCGTTATTTCAAATATGATATATATGGAGAAAAGTGATCTGCCACCCATCTTAATCAGCCAAATCTCACGTCTGGCGGCTTTTCAGAACCCAGATTTTTACAAGACTCAAGCGATGAGGCTCCCAACATACGGTAAGCCGCGAGTGATCAGTTGCACGGAAGAGTTTCCAAAACACATTGCACTTCCGAGAGGTTGTTTGCAAGAAATCTTGGATCTATTAAACACGTATGCAATCAAACCAATCATAAGGGATGAACGCACAACAGGGATCCCGATTCATGCAACATTTACTGGAACTCTTACAATGGTACAAGACGCAGCCACGAGAGCGATTTTGACGAAAGAGACAGGGATCCTATCAGCGATTCCGGGTTTCGGAAAAACGATTGTCGCCGCATCCATTATTGCACAAAGAAAAGTCAACACATTGATTCTTGTCCATAGGCGAGAACTCATGGATCAATGGAATGAGCGGCTTAGTATCTTTTTGGATACAGAAAAGAAACATATCGGTCTTATCGGCGGCGGAAAGGAAAAACGTACCGGACAGATCGATATTGCTGTTATACAGAGCTTGAACCAAAAAGGGATTATCAAAGAATACATTAATGAATATGGACAAATCATTGTAGATGAGTGCCACCATATTTCTGCCTTCAGTTATGAGCAAGTATTAAAGAAAGCCAAAGCGAAATATGTTCTTGGCTTGACTGCAACCCCGATCCGACAGAATGGGCATCATCCCATTGTTTTTATGCAATGCGGACCGATTCGGTTTTGTGTGGATGCAAAGTCACAGATAGCCACACGAGGAATGGAGCATAGAGTTATACCAAGATATACCCAATTTCGTTTATCACCGCAAGTTTCCAGTCCTGGAATACAGGATATTTATCAAATGCTGATTGATGATGAAGCGAGAAACGAAATGATTTTCGATGACTTGTTAAAATGTTTGGACCAGGGAAGATCACCCATTCTTTTAACTGAGCGCACTGCGCATGTTGAGTATTTTCAAAAGCGACTTGAGAAATTTGCCAAGAACGTTATTGTTTTGCGCGGAGGAATGGGCAAGAAGGAACGTGAGCAACTGCGCCAACGAATTGCGAACGTTCCGGATCACGAAGAACGAGTGCTGATTGCTACTGGAAAATTAATTGGTGAAGGATTCGATGATGCACGTTTGGACACGCTGTTTTTAGTTTACCCTATCTCTTGGAAGGGAACTTTACAGCAATATGCTGGGCGATTGCATCGTTCGCATGTAAACAAGAAAGACGTTCAAATATACGATTACGTCGACTCTCAGGTTCCGGTACTGTTGAGCATGTACAAAAAAAGAGTTAAAGGCTATAAAATGATGGGATACACGGGTGTTGAATAG
- a CDS encoding DUF2000 domain-containing protein, with product MELKESKCVMVIDEELPLGLIANTAAVLALTLGQKIEGIIGPDVYDGTGYLHTGITTIPIPMLKGTREKIREMREKLYTEEFSDLLVVDVTNAAQTTTTYEDYTEKISLYGDDLQYVGLAIYGKPKKVNKLSGSLPLLR from the coding sequence ATGGAATTGAAAGAATCGAAATGTGTGATGGTGATAGATGAAGAATTACCTCTTGGGCTGATTGCTAATACGGCAGCTGTCTTGGCCTTGACTCTTGGCCAAAAAATTGAGGGCATCATTGGTCCGGATGTGTATGACGGAACAGGATACTTACATACTGGAATCACCACGATTCCCATTCCTATGTTGAAAGGAACCCGAGAGAAGATCAGAGAAATGCGGGAAAAACTGTACACAGAAGAATTTTCCGATCTGTTGGTTGTGGATGTTACAAATGCCGCTCAAACGACAACAACTTACGAGGACTATACAGAAAAGATTTCTTTGTACGGCGATGATTTGCAGTATGTGGGGCTTGCCATTTATGGCAAGCCGAAAAAAGTCAATAAATTAAGCGGAAGTCTACCGCTTTTACGATGA
- a CDS encoding PLP-dependent aminotransferase family protein yields MLWLPIDRNSDLPLFRQVYTEIRAKILHGELHGGERLPSTRELASELQVSRNVILEAFDLLLAEGFIEAKQGSGTFITHGAHLNQEHFYAPLLEQTKQEPAYQKDMIDFRSGIPALDLFPKKLWGRLSSKVCVDLPETAMCYDKPEGRPELREALSKYLLRMRGVTCHPDQIVITSGTTQALSIVAKLLAAEGREVIVEDPITHEVQTIFISHGFSLQPIPVDQNGMQTEQIPPTCKPAFVYVTPSHQFPLGATLPIKRRIDLIRFARMSNCFIVEDDYDSEYRYEGPPISSLQGLDPKRVVYLGTFSKTVLPSLRIGFMVLPWSLIEQVRKLKWLADLHTPSIDQLILARFIEDGHFDRHVSKMKKIYRNLRNTLVRSLKITFGDKVQIFGDSTGMHLVARFEGIEFTNCVLEEMNAHGVQVYPVEAHVIKKGRRLNESILGYGNLSVEKIEEGVRRMYEAISVQNQNNRRENTC; encoded by the coding sequence ATGCTGTGGTTACCGATTGACAGAAATTCCGACCTTCCATTGTTTCGTCAGGTCTATACCGAAATACGAGCAAAAATTTTGCATGGTGAACTTCACGGAGGCGAGCGCCTACCAAGTACTCGGGAATTGGCATCCGAACTTCAAGTATCGAGAAATGTAATTTTAGAAGCGTTCGATTTGCTTTTGGCGGAAGGATTTATTGAAGCAAAGCAAGGATCCGGAACTTTCATCACGCACGGAGCACATTTGAATCAAGAACATTTTTACGCACCTTTACTAGAGCAAACGAAACAAGAACCGGCGTATCAAAAAGACATGATTGACTTTCGCTCTGGCATTCCTGCCCTTGACCTCTTTCCAAAAAAGCTTTGGGGAAGACTTTCGTCTAAGGTATGCGTGGATTTGCCTGAAACCGCAATGTGCTATGATAAACCGGAAGGTCGTCCGGAATTAAGAGAGGCTTTGAGCAAGTATCTTCTTCGAATGAGGGGAGTCACCTGCCACCCCGATCAAATCGTGATCACTTCCGGCACGACACAGGCATTATCGATCGTTGCAAAACTGCTTGCCGCCGAAGGGCGTGAGGTGATTGTGGAAGATCCCATCACACACGAAGTTCAAACCATTTTTATTTCACACGGTTTTTCCTTGCAACCAATACCTGTAGATCAAAACGGAATGCAAACGGAACAAATCCCCCCTACTTGTAAACCTGCCTTCGTGTACGTAACGCCGTCCCATCAATTTCCACTTGGCGCGACGCTACCCATCAAACGACGGATCGACCTGATTCGATTCGCAAGAATGAGTAACTGTTTTATCGTGGAAGACGATTATGACAGTGAGTACAGGTACGAAGGCCCACCCATTAGTTCCTTGCAAGGGTTGGATCCCAAACGTGTCGTATACCTCGGTACATTCAGTAAAACGGTGCTTCCTTCCCTTCGAATCGGATTCATGGTTTTACCCTGGAGTTTAATAGAGCAAGTTCGAAAGTTGAAATGGTTAGCAGACCTCCACACTCCATCCATAGACCAACTGATCCTTGCCCGGTTTATTGAGGATGGACACTTTGACCGTCACGTCTCGAAGATGAAGAAAATCTACCGAAACCTCCGGAATACGTTAGTAAGGAGTCTGAAGATTACGTTCGGCGACAAAGTGCAGATCTTCGGTGACTCAACGGGAATGCACCTTGTGGCACGATTTGAAGGAATTGAATTCACCAACTGCGTGTTGGAGGAAATGAACGCACACGGGGTTCAGGTGTATCCGGTTGAAGCTCATGTTATCAAGAAGGGCCGTCGCCTTAATGAAAGCATTCTTGGCTATGGCAATTTATCAGTGGAAAAAATCGAAGAGGGCGTTCGTAGGATGTATGAGGCAATATCAGTGCAAAACCAGAACAATAGGCGAGAAAACACTTGCTAA
- a CDS encoding YeiH family protein, producing MKQNSSVLVQCKPGKAEKDRSDFSKGRLSRWLWLGGIAFTFVIALLGLGLSKLSIFDRVGQLACAILIAVAYRQVAGYPESIRLGIQFSAKKLLRYAIVLFGLKLNIDVILHQGLWLLVRDTGTIVFAITVTVLIAKLFKADKSLSFLLGIGTGVCGAAAIAAVSPILRAKEEDTAIGAGIIALMGTVFAIVYTVIRPFLGLSPTNYGIWSGVSLHEIAHVALAAAPAGQNALAIALLAKLGRVFLLVPLSFILVAWMKYKGKGESEAAKIEFPWFLIGFILMSLVGSYVLGKYIFLSAVVMNDIAIVTNFVLTMAMVGLGLNVSFKDLRSKALRPLIAMTITSILLSTFTFFTV from the coding sequence ATGAAACAGAACTCATCTGTACTAGTACAATGTAAGCCAGGAAAAGCCGAAAAAGATCGTTCAGATTTCAGTAAAGGAAGGCTATCACGGTGGCTTTGGCTGGGGGGAATTGCTTTTACATTTGTCATTGCACTTTTGGGTTTAGGATTGTCAAAACTTTCGATATTTGACCGGGTAGGACAACTCGCTTGTGCAATCCTTATCGCAGTAGCGTACAGACAGGTTGCTGGTTATCCAGAGTCGATTCGTCTGGGAATACAATTTTCAGCAAAAAAATTATTGCGATATGCCATCGTTTTGTTTGGCTTGAAGTTGAACATCGACGTAATTTTGCATCAAGGATTGTGGCTGTTGGTACGTGATACAGGAACGATTGTTTTTGCCATAACCGTGACGGTGCTCATTGCAAAATTGTTCAAAGCTGATAAATCTTTATCGTTCCTCCTTGGCATTGGGACGGGCGTATGCGGAGCGGCTGCCATTGCTGCTGTTTCTCCGATTCTGAGAGCGAAAGAAGAGGACACAGCAATTGGTGCGGGTATTATCGCACTGATGGGTACGGTGTTTGCCATTGTGTACACTGTCATTCGGCCTTTTCTTGGACTCTCGCCAACAAATTATGGAATTTGGTCTGGCGTTAGTCTTCACGAAATCGCCCATGTCGCATTAGCTGCGGCTCCTGCTGGTCAGAACGCTTTAGCCATTGCGCTGTTGGCTAAACTGGGGCGTGTATTCTTGCTGGTTCCTCTCAGCTTTATCCTTGTAGCTTGGATGAAATACAAAGGTAAAGGGGAGTCGGAAGCTGCAAAAATTGAATTCCCGTGGTTTCTCATTGGGTTTATTTTAATGAGCCTTGTGGGTAGCTACGTTCTTGGAAAATACATTTTTCTTTCTGCAGTAGTCATGAATGACATCGCGATCGTCACTAACTTTGTATTGACTATGGCAATGGTTGGACTGGGGTTAAACGTAAGTTTCAAAGACTTGCGTTCAAAGGCACTGCGACCACTCATTGCGATGACGATTACCTCGATACTTTTGTCGACGTTTACCTTTTTCACTGTTTGA
- the smpB gene encoding SsrA-binding protein SmpB, whose translation MAKKNDGEHVYAQNKKATHDYFIEETYEAGIVLTGTEIKSIRHGKANLKDSFARVQNGEVFLHNMHISPFEQGNRYNRDPLRTRKLLMHRKEIAKLIGLSKEKGYTLVPLKLYPKNGYCKVLLGIGKGKKLFDKRESIAKRDAAREIERAFRDRQKM comes from the coding sequence ATGGCGAAAAAGAATGATGGTGAACACGTATACGCACAAAACAAAAAAGCCACACACGATTATTTTATCGAAGAAACGTATGAGGCCGGGATTGTTTTGACAGGTACGGAAATCAAGTCCATTCGTCATGGGAAAGCGAATCTAAAGGATAGCTTTGCACGCGTGCAAAATGGAGAAGTATTTCTTCATAACATGCACATCAGCCCATTTGAACAAGGAAATCGTTACAATAGGGATCCTTTACGGACTCGCAAGCTGCTTATGCATCGCAAAGAAATTGCGAAATTGATCGGATTGTCCAAAGAAAAAGGATATACCTTGGTTCCGCTAAAATTGTATCCCAAAAACGGATACTGCAAAGTTTTGCTTGGCATCGGAAAAGGGAAGAAACTTTTCGACAAACGTGAATCGATTGCAAAGCGGGATGCGGCACGTGAAATCGAACGAGCATTTCGAGATCGGCAGAAAATGTGA
- a CDS encoding universal stress protein codes for MKKVLFATDGSKASEAAQDKAVEHLRVWPESTLTILYVTDRDAMVSGPSGEARTKVIQNRIETFYHGIANSK; via the coding sequence ATGAAAAAAGTATTGTTTGCAACCGACGGATCTAAAGCGTCTGAAGCTGCACAAGATAAGGCTGTAGAACACTTAAGGGTATGGCCAGAATCTACACTTACCATACTTTATGTTACAGACAGGGACGCCATGGTAAGCGGCCCCTCTGGAGAAGCAAGGACGAAAGTGATACAAAATAGAATCGAAACATTTTACCATGGTATTGCAAATAGCAAATGA
- a CDS encoding APC family permease — protein MELNRRLGWKEATALGIGAMVGAGIFVLSGVATGKAGPSVIVSFILAAILEILLGLCYAELASRYPRAGGSYEYVRETMGPLMGTLIGWSYWGAWLAASSFVSQGFGHYLHSLIGVPPILSAVILLLMLGVLNILGVKYSGIVQVGIVVVEIVLLVSFFLLGWAHVNYALFTPFAPNGLEGIVGAALVGFLSMVGWDGIVAAGEEIRDPKRTIPKAIFSSIVIVLILYLGLLFVSVGVVPWQELGASTVPVALASQRFLGSFGPLLVNIVIVIALPATANAFILSISRTAFAMGRNGLLPKILSFVHPRTETPVWSIVLGVGIQIAFTIFSSINFAVSATGFLYLLTFIFTMVVFFISRRKVISQERSDQFQVPFYPFTPLLALAICIVLLIPVGGSGVFVGLLWISLGFGLYIVRYKKILQIENRKMITKQKLDVPFVK, from the coding sequence ATGGAACTCAACAGAAGACTTGGGTGGAAAGAGGCAACTGCGCTTGGTATCGGTGCCATGGTCGGAGCAGGGATCTTTGTATTGAGCGGTGTGGCAACCGGGAAGGCAGGACCCTCGGTGATCGTTTCGTTTATTTTGGCGGCGATTTTAGAGATTCTTCTAGGATTGTGCTATGCGGAATTGGCATCTAGGTATCCAAGGGCCGGTGGCTCCTATGAATATGTTCGAGAAACAATGGGACCTCTCATGGGAACCTTAATTGGATGGTCCTATTGGGGGGCGTGGCTTGCTGCCAGCAGCTTTGTTTCACAAGGATTTGGTCACTATTTGCATTCTCTCATTGGCGTTCCACCCATCTTGAGTGCCGTGATTCTCCTGCTGATGTTAGGTGTTCTTAACATCTTGGGAGTCAAGTACAGCGGTATTGTACAAGTTGGGATCGTTGTCGTTGAGATTGTGTTGTTGGTGAGCTTTTTTCTTCTTGGATGGGCACATGTGAATTATGCTCTGTTTACACCGTTTGCTCCCAACGGACTTGAAGGAATCGTGGGTGCAGCTTTGGTTGGATTCCTTTCGATGGTAGGTTGGGATGGAATTGTCGCCGCCGGTGAAGAAATTAGAGACCCGAAACGTACAATTCCGAAGGCCATTTTTTCATCGATTGTGATTGTTCTAATCTTGTATCTTGGCCTGCTGTTTGTATCGGTGGGAGTGGTTCCGTGGCAAGAACTTGGTGCATCTACGGTCCCGGTTGCACTTGCCAGCCAGCGGTTTTTGGGGAGTTTTGGACCGCTTCTGGTTAACATTGTGATTGTCATTGCGCTTCCTGCTACAGCGAACGCTTTCATCCTGTCGATTTCAAGAACGGCTTTTGCCATGGGACGGAACGGCTTATTGCCCAAGATCCTTTCATTCGTACACCCACGTACGGAGACGCCGGTTTGGTCGATTGTGCTGGGAGTAGGGATTCAAATAGCGTTCACGATTTTTAGTTCCATCAATTTTGCTGTATCAGCAACTGGATTTTTATATCTGTTGACATTCATTTTTACGATGGTTGTATTCTTTATTTCCAGGCGAAAGGTGATAAGTCAAGAGAGAAGCGACCAATTCCAAGTTCCCTTTTATCCGTTTACTCCACTTCTGGCTCTTGCAATTTGTATTGTATTGCTGATTCCAGTTGGAGGCTCTGGAGTGTTTGTAGGATTGTTATGGATCTCTCTTGGGTTCGGGCTCTATATAGTTCGTTACAAGAAAATCCTTCAAATTGAGAATCGAAAGATGATAACGAAACAAAAGCTGGATGTTCCATTTGTTAAATAG
- a CDS encoding IS701 family transposase — protein sequence MYDYWTNQQPIVGKLRDFQPLSFVLVNGTEDESVWNHMVRTWHYLGYDKMIGPRIKYLVLFKDMPIAAISFHRASLKIGVRDSYLGWGETGRLNLLNHIVNNNRFLILPWIRIKNLASHILSQSLRLLQCDWPRIYGDQPYAVETFVDFTRYQGTCYKAANWRYLGETRGFGKVGKTFVYHGNRKGVFFYLINRKLLQLISQYPLRPNPNLERVRLWDMMLSTPDWSPDLFTEAGLNEQSVADLGSALSEYLNRYSSCFSRSDQQQNGGTYIKGLLSDLDRKSIEPIALRYEDEKAVRTLQLFLKDAPWDDQQMKRTYQSRVCTIANDPNGMITIDGSDFGKKGTKSAGVWRQYCGSKGKVENCQAGVFIGYSGIGGYGLLDARLYLPEAWFDGERKAYWSSCGIPETTEFRTKPQLALEMIQESVKHHAFQFKWIGCDGAFGCDAEFRKGLPESVLFFADIHSNQRVFRERPNWALPERKGRGKPPTKLVPSVPAVPVSSLAQDESLPWEEIVLMEGSKGPVRTLVKYCRVIELQDGKDGEELWLYIRKYEDGRIKYAVCNAPEDIDVRELHHAATLRWPIEQSFQECKSFLGMAHYETRSYIGWHRHMLLVMVAHLFVLEVRKQFQKKTKTATAIPS from the coding sequence ATGTACGATTACTGGACAAACCAGCAGCCTATTGTAGGGAAGTTGAGAGACTTTCAACCTCTTTCATTCGTCTTGGTTAACGGAACCGAGGATGAAAGCGTCTGGAACCATATGGTTCGTACATGGCATTATCTTGGCTATGACAAAATGATCGGTCCCAGAATCAAGTATCTGGTGCTGTTTAAAGACATGCCTATCGCCGCAATTAGCTTTCATCGTGCTTCTTTAAAAATCGGCGTAAGGGACAGTTATTTGGGTTGGGGAGAAACTGGAAGACTTAATCTTCTCAATCATATCGTCAACAATAACCGTTTTCTCATTCTGCCTTGGATTCGCATTAAGAATCTGGCTTCTCATATCTTATCACAATCTCTTCGCCTGCTTCAGTGTGACTGGCCAAGGATTTATGGCGATCAACCCTATGCCGTGGAAACCTTCGTAGATTTTACTCGCTATCAAGGCACCTGCTACAAAGCCGCCAACTGGCGATACTTGGGTGAAACTCGCGGCTTTGGCAAGGTGGGGAAAACCTTTGTTTATCACGGCAACCGCAAAGGGGTTTTCTTTTACCTGATAAATCGCAAACTGCTGCAACTGATTTCCCAATATCCTCTGCGACCGAATCCCAATTTGGAGCGCGTGAGGTTATGGGATATGATGCTAAGTACGCCTGATTGGAGTCCGGATTTGTTTACCGAGGCCGGATTAAATGAACAATCTGTCGCCGATTTGGGATCTGCTCTGTCCGAGTACCTGAATCGCTATTCATCCTGCTTTTCTCGCAGTGATCAGCAGCAAAACGGCGGAACCTATATCAAAGGGCTGCTTAGCGACCTGGATCGCAAAAGCATCGAACCGATTGCCTTGCGGTATGAAGATGAAAAGGCAGTTCGCACGCTGCAGCTCTTTCTTAAAGACGCCCCGTGGGATGACCAGCAAATGAAGCGAACCTATCAGAGCAGGGTCTGCACTATCGCAAACGATCCAAACGGTATGATTACAATAGACGGCTCCGATTTTGGCAAGAAAGGAACCAAATCTGCAGGCGTCTGGCGACAATATTGCGGCAGCAAAGGGAAAGTCGAAAACTGCCAAGCTGGCGTATTCATCGGTTATTCCGGGATCGGCGGCTACGGTTTGCTGGACGCCAGGCTGTATCTGCCCGAGGCGTGGTTCGATGGTGAGCGCAAGGCGTACTGGTCATCATGCGGCATTCCGGAAACAACTGAGTTTCGCACCAAGCCGCAACTTGCACTTGAAATGATCCAGGAATCCGTAAAACATCACGCTTTCCAGTTCAAATGGATTGGTTGCGATGGAGCTTTCGGCTGCGATGCCGAATTTCGGAAAGGCCTGCCTGAGTCCGTCTTGTTCTTTGCGGATATCCACAGCAATCAGCGTGTATTCCGGGAACGTCCGAACTGGGCGCTGCCAGAACGCAAAGGTCGCGGGAAACCGCCAACCAAGCTGGTTCCTTCTGTTCCGGCCGTCCCGGTCTCTTCCCTTGCACAAGATGAATCTTTGCCCTGGGAAGAAATTGTATTAATGGAAGGCTCCAAGGGACCGGTGCGTACGTTGGTCAAATATTGCCGTGTTATTGAACTGCAAGATGGCAAGGATGGTGAGGAGCTCTGGCTCTATATCCGCAAGTATGAAGATGGACGGATCAAATACGCTGTTTGCAATGCTCCAGAAGACATCGACGTCCGCGAGTTGCACCATGCCGCAACCTTACGTTGGCCAATCGAGCAAAGCTTCCAAGAGTGTAAAAGCTTTCTCGGAATGGCTCATTACGAAACGCGATCCTACATAGGCTGGCATAGGCACATGTTGCTCGTGATGGTTGCGCATCTATTTGTATTGGAAGTACGCAAACAGTTTCAAAAAAAAACGAAAACGGCGACAGCCATTCCATCTTGA